In the Pectinatus sottacetonis genome, GCTGTGATAGGATGGCAGGAATATGTGCGGGCTTTTAAAAATAAGCAGATGAATATCTCTTTATGGTTGGGTATGATTTGTGTAGCTGTTCTTACACTTAGTGGGATAGTGACAATAGATAATAAGCCGGTAAGTTTTTTTATGCCGGTTATGACATTTATAGTAGCAGTATTTATGATAAAAATGGTTATTTGTCATAAAAAATTTTCACCTATAGAGGCTTATACAGGGTTAACAGGTGTTTTATATATAGGTATGGGATTTTATTATATAGTACAGCTGCGGTTAGGAATTGCGGATACTATGACTGCTCCACATGGTTTATCGCTGGGATGCGCTCTTTTATGGATAGCACTTATTGGAACATGGTCAAGTGATACTTTTGCGTATTTCAGTGGTTCTTTTTTAGGGAAAAACAAGCTTTGTCCTCAAATAAGTCCGAAAAAGACTATAGAAGGGTTTATTGGCGGAGTATTAGGAACAATTTTCACAGTGACGATTACCGGTTGGTATTTTGATTTTGTTTTATGGCCTATGGCATTATTGGGAATGATGCTGGCTGTAGTAGCTACACTGGGAGATTTAGTTGAGTCAATCTTTAAACGTTATACGGGAATAAAAGATTCAGGCAAGATTATTCCCGGACATGGTGGTGTATTGGATAGATTTGACAGTATATTATTTACAGCACCATTTGTTTATTATTTTTATATTTTTTGTCATAGTTATTTTATTCACTGATTTTATATTCTAGAGGGAAATAATATTGTAATTTAATTAGGTTTATGTAGTTTTATTTATAAATAATTAATATACTTTTGGAAGGAATTTTATGAAAAAGATTTCTATATTGGGCTCTACAGGATCGATCGGAACCCAGACTTTATCAGTAGTTAGACAACATAAAGATTTATTTAAAGTGGAAGCAATTGCGGCGAACAATAATGATGAACTTCTGGAAAAACAAATAAATGAATTTCAGCCTAAGCTCGCTGTTTTATATAATAAAGATGCAGCAGATCGTTTACAGACCCGTTATACGGGAAAAACAAAAATATTATCGCAGGATGCTGGACTTATAGCTGCGGCTGTTTTTGATGATGTAGATACTGTAGTTACATCACTTATGGGATTCGCCGGACTGCGGCCGACCATGGCAGCAATTAAGGCAGGGAAAAATATTGCGCTGGCAAATAAGGAAACATTAGTTGTAGCCGGTGAATTAATAATGGCAATGGCTAAGGAGAATAAAGTGTCAATATTACCTGTTGACAGTGAACATTGTGCTATTTTTCAATGTCTGCAGGGAAATGACAAAAACAGGGTCAATAAATTATTATTAACAGCTTCGGGTGGACCATTCCGTGGCAAAAAAGAAATAGATTTAGAAAATGTGCAGGTAAACCAGTGTCTGGCACATCCCACATGGTCGATGGGGAAAAAAATAACTATTGACAGTGCTTCACTTGTTAATAAAGGCTTAGAAATAATTGAAGCCCACTGGCTTTATGACATGCCTTATGATAAAATTCAGGTAGTAGTTCACCCGCAGAGTATTGTTCATTCAATGGTGGAGTATATTGATGGTACGGTTATGGCCCAGCTGGGCTCTACTGATATGCGCCTGCCTATTCAATATGCCCTTACTTATCCCCATCGTATGGAGTCAGCAGCTAAACGGCTTGATTTCTGGAATATGGTTCAGCTGACTTTTGAAAGACCAGACACACAGACTTTTAAGGGAATAGATCTTGCTTATGAGGCTGGACGGATCGGTGGAACAATGCCGTGTGCGATGAATGCTGCTAATGAAGTTGCTGTTGAAGCCTTTTTACATAATAGAATAAAGTTTCTTGATATTTATTCTATTATAGAGAAAACAATGCAGGCTCACAAAGTTATCAAAGATATGGTACCTGAAGTGTTTTTTTCGGTAGATGCCAGTGCCCGTAATTTTGCTTGTAAAATAATAAATAGTATTTGATGGCAGGATGTTGTTTATTTTATAATCATGGTAAAAAATGAATAATTATTATAATGAAAATAACGGGTGTAAGTAATATTTAATGACGGAGGGAATTTATGAGTTTTAGTATAACAATGATACTGGCTATTGTGATTGTATTTGGCATATTGGTTTTAGTACATGAACTGGGACATTTTATCACGGCAAAGCTCACTGGTATGCGGGTAGATGAATTCGCAATAGGCTTTGGACCTAAACTAGCTGGTTTTAAATATGGGGAAACATTGTACTCCATCAGGGCTATTCCTTTAGGTGGGTTTAACAAAATTGCAGGCATGGAACCTGATGATAAAAGTGCTGGAGATAGAGCTTATTGGGCAAAACCTGTATGGCAGAGAATGATTGTTATCGTTGCCGGGGCAGCAATGAATATTTTATTGGCCTATGTACTTATAGCAGCTATTTTATTTACTTCTGGTATACAGACACCGGTAAAAGAAGCAGCATTAGGCGGAGTTATTGATCAGAAACCAGCAGCTATGGCCGGACTCAAAAAGGGAGATATAATAATTGCTATTAATGGAGAAAAAATTGCTACATGGCAGCAATTTGCGGCTAAAATAAAGGTTTCTGATGGAAAGGTTTTGCAAGTGCAATATCTGCGCGATGGAAAAAAAGCGATGACTAATTTGATTCCCGAATATGATAAGACTGCTAAACAGGCTATGGCTGGGGTAGTGGCAGCAACAACTCATACACCAGTAAGTTTTGCAAGTTCTTTGGTATTAGCAGCAAAACAGGTTGTTTATATCACATATACGATGATTGCTGCCATATTTGGCATGATTATGGGGACAGTACATGCTGATTTGGCTGGACCGATAGGGGTGGCGACAATTATTGGACAGGCTGCTGAAATAGGTATTCAGTCAGTACTTAATATTATGATTTTATTGAGTATAAATTTAGGGATAATCAATCTTTTGCCGATACCGGCACTTGATGGAGGGCATTTCTTTACCTTATTTATCGAAGCCTTGCGTGGCAGGCCTTTAAGTCCTGAACTTATGAGAAGGTCACAATTTGTGGGATTTGCCTTGTTGCTTATATTGATGTTTTTTGCAACAGCACAGGATTTTTCTCGTTTATTTGGCTGAGCGGGCATTACTAATTTTGAAAAAACATAGTATAAAAATGTCTTGTACAGTATTTTTATAAAGGTGATAATAATGAAACGGAAAAAAACACGTCAGATTCATATTGGCAGGATAAAAATTGGCGGTGATGCTCCTGTTTCAGTGCAATCGATGACGAATACTAAAACTGAGGATACTAAGTCTACCGTAGAACAGATAAAAAGACTGCTTGATGCAGACTGTGATATTGTCCGTGTGGCTGTCCCCAATATGGAAGCAGCAGTGAATATAAGTAATATAAAGGAAAAAATTGAAGTGCCGCTGGTAGCTGATATCCATTTTGATTATCGGCTGGCATTAACAGCAATTGAACATGGAATCGATGCACTGCGTATCAATCCGGGGAATATTGGTGATGAAGATCGGGTAAAAAAAGTGGTTTATGCTGCTAAGAAGAAGAATATTCCTATTCGTATAGGGGTGAATGCTGGATCACTTAATAAGAGAATCTTATCTAAATATGGTAAAGTTACGCCTGAAGCTTTGGTAGAAAGTGCCATGGAACATGTGCATATTTTGGAAAAGTTGGATTTTCATGATATAAAGATTTCTTTAAAGGCTCATGATGTACCACTTACAATTGATGCATATCGTCTTATGAGTGATACAGTGGATTATCCGCTTCATTTGGGTATAACGGAAGCAGGTACAGTAAATACAGGAATTATAAAGTCTGCTGTGGGCATAGGGGCTTTACTGGCTGAAGGTATTGGTGATACCTTTAGGATATCGCTTACAGGTGATCCAGTTAATGAAGTAAAAACAGCCAATGAGATTTTAAAGGCACTGGGTTTGAGGGAATATGGGCCGACTTTAGTGTCATGCCCGACCTGTGGACGGTGTAATATAAATTTAGCTGAAATTGCCGGGAAAGTGGAAAATAAATTAACCACTATAAAAAAACCTATTACAGTCGCTGTTATGGGTTGTGTGGTAAATGGACCAGGAGAAGCTAAGGATGCAGATGTCGGTATTGCCGGTGGTAAAGGTGAGGGACTGCTTTTCCGTAAAGGTAGGGTCATAAAAAAAGTACCGGAAGATAATTTGTTGGAAGCATTATTTACGGAAATTGACAGAATAAAATAATGATATTTTATTATAATTTGCGATAAGAGAGGTTTTTTAATTGTATGCATCAAAGCTTTATGCACCTACTTTGAGGGAAGTGCCAGCGGAAGCAGAAATACCAAGTCATCAGTTAATGCTCAGAGCTGGATTTATAAGGAAAGCAGCAGGCGGGGTATATACATATTTACCGCTTGCATGGAGAACTCTGCGTAAGATTGAGGCAATAATACGTGAAGAAATGGACGCGGCAGATGGACAAGAAATAGCGATGCCTATAATGCAGCCGTCAGAGTTATGGAAGGAATCAGGCCGCTGGGAAGTTTTTGGTGAAGAGATGTTTAAGTTTAATGACCGTCATGGCCGTGAGTTTTGTCTTGGTCCTACACATGAAGAGATAATTACTGATTTAGTAAGGAATGAAGTGCGTTCATATAAACAGCTGCCATTACTACTCTATCAGATCCAGAATAAATATCGTGACGAAATAAGGCCGCGCTTTGGACTTATGCGCGGGCGGGAATTTATTATGAAGGATCTGTATTCATTTGATAAGGATGAAGCAGGTCTTGATGTATCTTATAAAAAAATGTATGATGCTTATACAAAAATTTTTACTCGCTGTGGGCTTACTTTTCGACCTGTAGAGGCAGATAGTGGGGCAATCGGTGGCAGTAATACCCATGAGTTTACAGCTTTGGCAGATACCGGAGAATCCGAGATTGCTGTATGTACTAAATGTGATTATGCAGCAAATATAGAAAAAGCTGAACTGGCAGTTATTAATGCACCTGCTGAAACAGAACTTCCATTACAGAAAATTGCTACACCTGATAAAAAAACAATTAAGGCTGTAATTGATCAGCTTGGATTGCCGATTGAGAAAACAATTAAAGCTGTTGCTTTTGAAGATGAAAAAAATAGGTTAATATGTGCTTTTGTCAGAGGTGATCATGAGGTAAATGAAGTAAAACTCCAAAATGCCGTAGGTGCTGTAGAATTGAGAATGGCTGATGAACAAGTTATTTTGGCTGCTGGAGGAGTCCCTGGTTTTATGAGTCCCATAGGGTTAAATAGAAAAAAAGCTGTCGTTGTTGTTGATTGTACAGTAATGGCAATGAAGAATACCTGCTGCGGCGCAAATGAAGTAGATCAGCATTATATTAATGCTGATCCGCAGCGCGATTTTGGTGATGTGTTGGTGAAGGATATTCGTTTGATAAAGGAAGGCGATCCCTGTCCTCACTGTGGTGCGCCGGTAAAAATAACACGCGGTATAGAAATTGGGCAGGTATTTAAGCTGGGAATAAAGTATTCTCAGGCTCTCCATGCCGGGTTCCTTGATGAAAATGGCAGAGAAAAACCTTTAGTCATGGGTTGTTATGGTATAGGTGTAAGCCGGACAATGGCAGCAGCTATTGAACAGTCGCATGATGACAATGGAATAATATGGCCTAAGGCAATAGCACCTTATGAAGTGGTAATTGTGCCAGTCAATGCAAAAGACTCGGCTCAGATGGAATTAGCTGAAATAATATATGGTGTGATGCGTAAAAATAAAATTGATGTATTATTGGATGATCGCAAGGAACGGGCTGGTGTAAAATTTAAGGATGCAGATCTTATTGGTTATCCTATTCGGATTACAATCGGACCAAAGGCTGTTAAAGAAGATATTATTGAAGTAAAAGTACGTAAGACGGGTGAGCTTTTTAACTTTTCTAAGACCGATTATGAAGAAAAGCTCAAGCAAATACTGCAGAAACTTTGAGTGTGATGTTTATTTATTGGCATAAAGTATAATAAATGTTGTGTTGATTACCCACCGGGAAATTCTCTGTGGGTAATTTTTTTATGGCAGATTAGAGCAAAGATTGATTTTGCATTGTTACATAAAATAAAGTATAATTACTATAAATAATTATGATTTTGTCATTGTTATATTTGGACAGTCGATAGCTGTATGCTTATTAATAATGAAGGGAAGAAAAATAATAATGCTTATCGTAAGTAATGAGGCAGAAGAAAAAGCTGTGTTATGCATAGCTGATAAGATGTGCATAGCTGCGCGTACTGCGCCAAAAACCAGGGGAATAGACCATGTTTTGACATGTATAGCTACAGATGATGAAAAAACCAAGTTAGCAGTTGAAATGGAACGATTAGGCAAGGAAAATAATTTAGAGTTTTTCCAGCGTGATGCTAAATGTATTTACGAATCTACAGCTGTTGTATTATTAGGAACACGGCTAAGTGTACGTGGCCTTAATGAGATATGCGGCTATTGTAATTTTAAAAATTGTCAGGAAGTGCTATCCAATGGGGCTCTTTGTGCATATGATCCCATGGATCTTGGTATTGCGATAGGGTCTGCCTGCGCCGTAGCTGCTGATAGCAGAGTTGATAATCGGGTGATGTTTTCTGTGGGCCGGGCAGCTATGGCATTAAAATTTCTGGGAGGGACAGCAAGACAAGTAGTGGGAATTGCTTTGGCTGTAAAAGGAAAATCACCATTTTTTGATCGAAAATAATTGGAATATTAGCTATATTTCAGGGTTGTTTATGATCTTATAAGCATGATAAAAATATAAATTTTTTGCATAAATAACAAATTCATAATAATAATATAACAAAATACAACCGATATTAGTTAAAATTATATACATAGCTTATAAAGGGGCGTTATATTATTGAAGGAAAATAAGGAATTGAAATTGATTTTGCAAAATAAACTTATCACACCCGTATATCAGCCTATTGTTAATTTGAAGACGGGAGAAATTTTTGCTTATGAAGCTTTGAGCCGGGGACCACGGGGAAGCCGGCTGGCCAGTCCCGATAAACTTTTTTCTTTGGCTGAAAAAGAAAAATGTTCATGGCAGCTTGACTATTTATGCCGTAGTATGGCAATTAAGAATGTGGCGGATATACTCGGGGAACGTAAATTATTTTTAAATGTTGATGCTAAAATTTTATATGACAAAAAATTTCATCAGGGATCAACGGCTAAGCTTCTGCGCCGATTCAGTCTTAATACATCTAATATAGTTTTTGAAATAAGTGAGAAGACAACAATAGACGATTATGAGGCATTTTGTGCGGTGCTTAATAATTATAAGTGTCAAAATTATAAAATTGCTATAGATGATGTCGGCTCAGGCTATAGCGGACTTAATCTGCTGGCTCAATTATCACCCCATTTTGTAAAAATAGATATAGGATTGGTAAAGGATATTGATAAAAATTATATAAGAAAATCCATAGTAAAAGCTTTAACGAGTTTTGCCCATGCAGCAAATATAAAGATCATAGCAGAAGGTATCGAAAGAAAAGAAGAGCTGGAAGTTTTGATAGATCTAGGTATTGATTTTGGACAAGGCTTTTTTTTAGGAAAACCTCATCCTTGTTTACAACTACTGGAAAAACACATAAAAAAATGTATTTGTAATGCCTATAAGGAAAAAGAGAATTTCCGTATGAATACACTGCTTAATATGACGATAGGGGAAATTGCTTCACGCCAAACGACTTTTTCGTCGGATACTCCTGGACATGTGATTTTAGATTATCTTCATTCCATGCAAGAACCATTGGATATTATCATTGTGGATAATGGCGAGCCGGTGGGAATTGTAAATCATAACATTTTTTATCAACAACTTGCTACTACGTATGGAATTTCTCTTTATAGCAATAGACCAATTAAATTGTTGATGCACAAACAGCCCCTTTTGGTAGATTATCGGGCATCTATTGAAGAAGCTTCATCACAGGCCCTTAGCAGAGAAAATAAGCACACCTATGATTCATTGATTATAGTTAAAGATAATGTTTATTATGGAACGGTGACGATAAAAAAGCTTTTAGAAGTGACAACTAAACTGGAGCTTAATCGAGCTCGTCACGCTAATCCGCTTACTGGGTTGCCGGGGAATAATGTTATAGAATGGACTATGGCACACCATCTTAACAGTTGCCGGCCCTTTGCCGTAGTATATATAGATATAGATAATTTCAAAGTATATAATGATATTTATGGATTTGAGGCAGGCGACAGTGTGCTTATTGCGGCAGCTAAATTGCTGCATCAGGTCCTGTCTAAGCAAATAAGTAAGTTCTTTTTGGGACATATCGGCGGAGATGATTTTATTGCCTTTATTCCCATTGATAAAATTAAAGAAATATGCGAATTGATTATAGAAGAATTTGATGTGCAGACTAAAAATTTTTATTCTGCTGAACATCGTAAACAAAAATTTATTATTGCTAGGAACCGCAAGGGTAAAACAGAAAAATTTCCTTTGATGACGGTATCACTGGCAGTTCTTAAAATTATAGATAAAAAGGGGTTGACATCAACTATATTGGCTTCCAAGGCAGCTGCGGTGAAAAAGGAGTGTAAAGCGCTGTCAAGAAGCAGTTATATAGTTAGTGAATGCAGTGGTAAAAATTTATTGGATAATTAAAAGAGGCTGTCGCATTAATAATATTGACATTATGAAGATGTAATTCCATACATTGCTTAACGGTTTTTTGGTAGGCAGGGAAGAAATATTTATGAATGAAAATAGTTATTTGCGGCAGTTTCTTTTGGCTATAGTATGTTACATTTTGTCTGGCTGTATTTTATCTATGAGCTGCTGCATAAACACATCATCTTCCTTTTCAATGAGTTTATTATATTCATAACCGGGTATAGATAAGTCAAAGCGGCAGAAGGCAATATAAGGACAAAACATACAGGCTGTTTTTTGTTTTAATTTATAAGGCGTGATAGATGCTTCTCCCTGGAGAATACGCTTACCGGTATCTGTAATAAGTTCATCCATATATTGAAGTAAGGCATTGAATTCAGCTTCACTTTTTACATAGGTGCGGCTTAATTTATTTATGGAACCATTTTTATTAAATCGGACTTTTATAAAAGAAGCAGAGTCATCTATTTTTTTTATGACAGATGGATCTAGTAATAACCAGCCAGGCATGCGCATTTGCTTTATCAATTCAGTTTTTATTTGGTCATCGCTCATTTCTTTGTTAAAAGTCAGAAGGGAGGTTTTTAGAAAACAGTATAATATTCCGGCTGGAATAGGATCAGTATTAAGCTCAAGTGCTGTCGCTGAATTTTGAACAGCAAGCAAATAGGTAAGCAGTTGAAGTTTTAAGCCATAGTATACTTCTGTCAGGTTAATATAAGCATTACCTGATTTATAATCAATTATGAGAAAATATTTGCCGCTTTTATCGGAATCAATGCGGTCTATCTGCCCGGTAATATTTATTTTATAGCCATTATTTAAATTGTATATTAGCGGTGGTAGACCGCCATTATTAGAGCCAAAGGGTTTTTCCATAGCAATAGGGAAAAATTCACTGTGACAGGCGAAAGAACAAAGTCTTTCTAAAGCTTGCTCCGCTGTTTTGCGGATACGTGTGGTAAGATGTTCGTACTGTTTATTGCTCAATAATATTTGATTTTGTAGTTTTGGAGCCAGTTCATCTATTATTTGGCGACATAGGTCATGGCATTCTGCTGGTGATATTTCATTCCAATGGCGGTTTTGTTTTAATAATATTTCGCCAAAACAGTGCATTGTTTCGTGTAGAAGAATGCCGCGATCAGGAGCAGAAAAACTAAATTCTATACGTTCGGAAAGATTTAAAGCATAATGGGAAAAATGTTTGAATGGGCAGTTGTGAAATTGTTCAAAACGAGTAACACTGCCATTTAGACAATGATCTTTAGTATACAGGCAGGCAGCTAAAGCCGGTGACAGTGTAGTATCTGGTGCTTTGGCAAATAGTCCGGTAAGAGCTGTATGCAATGATGTTTGAAAATTATCATGTGCTAATAACCAGTTATAGACGTCAAACCAAAATGGAGCTATAGTGTTTTTTTCACGATACTGCCGCAGGGCAGTTGTTAAATATGATATGCAACGGCGCGGGGTGACTACACGCCGTTTTTCGTTTTCGGAGGTATAATTTTCTAATAAAATGGAAATAGTCTGTTCTTGCTTTAATGGCAAAATATAGTGCAGTCGATCAATAAGAGAAGATCTATTTAAAGCACCACCCTCGGAATCTGATAGTGAATATGATACCCATGTATATTTACGGCTTAAGGTAAAAGCTTTATATAACAAAAAATTTTCAAAAAAATTATCATCACTGCTGCCACCAGATAGTTTTATGCCTGATTCCTGTAGATAAAAACGGTCGGAATCGGTTAGTAATCCTTCTGATTTTATCCGACGGGGCATAATACCTTCATTTGCTCCGAGTATGTAAATAGCATCTTTATTTTCTAGGCTGTTTTGGTCAAAGGAAGCGATAGTGACATAGTCCAAGCCGGGAGGGATTAAGGCTATTTGCAGAGATTCCAAGCCATCATTTAATATTTTAGCGTATTCCTTTAAAGATAGTTTGTCTATGCCGCAGGTTTCTACTATCTGGTCAAATAGATCTATAGTATCATGCCATATCTGCTGCTGTTCTTTTGCTAAAGCCAGATTGCCAGCTTTTTCAGCTGTGTCCTGCCATAAAGAAAGTTTTTTCGGTATTGCCAGTGTAATTAGGAAATTATACAGAGCTGTTGTAGTTTCACGGACGTCAGCAGCATTTTTTATTTCTTCTGCTAATTTGGCAAGTGGTTTTATAAGGCGGTAACGGATGTCATTTATTTTATCAAGATAAGCTGTATCATCTATAGATAAGTCTTGGGAAAATGATTGATGAAAATACTGCCAAGGCTTTTTATCCAGCCAGTGCTTTTTTCCTTTTATACCAAATTCAAGTACATAGTTTTCCAGTAGGTCAATTTCATCACGTGTTACGGGGAAGAAATCTGTTTTAAAGCAGCGCATTAATGGCTCATACTGCCATGTATTGATTGCTTCCATGCAGGAACGTAATAATTCAGCAAGTGGATGATGGATAAAAAGTCGTTTGTTATCACTAAAAAATGGTATCTGATAATCATGTAAGACAGCCTGCAGAATATTGGCATAAGAGTTGTCACGGATGATTATACCAATATCGTTGTAACTATAGGCTTCTTCACGGCATAATCTTATAATATCTATGGCTGCTGCCTCTACTTCTAAGCGATGGTTGGCGGCTTCAGCAATTATTATCCCATCAGCCTTTTTAGCTTTTTGTAAAGGGAAAATGAACATATTGTTTTCAATTGCCTTTTGGGCTGGTGATAAGAAACGATATGGTGTAGTCAGGTAGGTATATTTTATGCCTATATTAAGTTGTTTGCATAATTCAGTTATTTCTTTAAAAGTGTGATATTGGCGGTGAAATAGTGCAGTTTCGTTATTATTGAAATGATTTTTCACATCATCGATGCATAAACTTAAATGGATATGTGATGCTTTATGAAAAAGTGCCTTTAATATAGTGAGCTCTTGTGGATTAAAAAATATAAAACCATCTACCCAAATTTCACATTTTTCCAGCCATGATGCAGATTGAATTTTAATAGCGGTTATTGAAAGTAAATCTTCATTATCATTATAGCGGTCCTGCGTGGTTTTATTGAATTCATTATATAGTAGGGCAATGTCATTCAATTTTTGTGATAAAGTTTCATCGGAGGTTGCTTTTCCGGCTTTTTCCAAGTCATTAACGGTAATTCCGTAAGTTTTTAATTCTTCTATGATTTGGCATAGGGACGAAGTGAAATTACGCTGATTAGCGGCTTTAGCAAAGCTGGTAAGCTCTTTTTTATTTTCCAGGATGACACGTGACAGCAGTAATTTTTTGCCTATTTCTGTTATGTGGGTATTGACTGCACCGCCATTACGGTTTAGTATATACCGGCATAAGCGGCGGAAGCCAAATACATATGCGCGGGAAAATCCACCGCGTTTATTCATTAAAATAGCTAGCCGCCGTTCTATTTTAAAGGTCATATGTTCTGGCAGGATCAATAGCAGAGGAGTTCCCTCAGCTGATTGTTCCAAGCGTTTTGTTATGTCGCTGAGGCAGCGGCTTGTTTTACCGGTACCAGTTTTTCCTAATATAAATTCGAGCAAATTTTTCACCTCATTAGTCAGATAATATTTTACGGTAATAATAAACAATAGTGCCAAATATGGCAACAATTATAATACTTGCAATTATCATGCCTATAAGATCTGCATATGCAGTAGTTACAGATAAAAGCAAAGAGGCGGCAATGGAATATAACATTATCCAGGAAAATGCCGTAAATGATAAAATGCATAAAAAGAAAATAAATTTTATGAAACGCAATATATTAATTGACATAATAACATCTCCCATACTATAATTATCAAAATTAAATATCATATTGTACAATAGAAAATAGAAAATGGGGAAGAATAAGTGAATGAAATAAAGACAATAGAAGAAATACTGCTTAATTCTATGCCATCGTTGCAAACGGTACTACTGGATGGTTGGGTATTGCGATTCAATAAAAATTATACTTACAGGGCGAATTGTGTTTGTCCAGTGTATTATAATGATGATGCAAAAAAGATAAGAAAAAAAATTGCCTATTGTGAAGAAATATATGGTAGAAATAAAATGCCAACGGTTTTTAAAGTTACAAATGTTATACAAAAAGATTTAGGATCAATTTTATTGGAAATGGATTATGAAAAAATAAAGACAGTATATACAATGCAGGGGAATTTGCTGAATATGGTTGTGGGGAAAAATGTATCTGATGTCAGATTATGCATGGCAGAAAAACCTGAAAACTGGCTCAATGCTTCTTGTCAGCTGGCCGGACTTACAGATCAGATGCTAATAGACATACAATGCCAGGAGATTAAAAATATTACTGTTAAAAGTATATTTGTAAAAGCTATTTGTGATAAAAAAGTAGTTGGCTGCGGTTATGGTACAACAGAGCATGGTTATGTAGGGATATATGGCCTGCATGTAGATGAATATTATCGGAAAAAAGGAATAGGTACATCAATCTGCCAGGCAATTTTTACTTTTGGCCGGAAGAATGGAGCAAAGAAAGCCTATCTGATTGTACATAGCAGAAATAATACTGCGATTGCCTTATATTCACATATGGGTTTTACTAAAATGTATGAATATGATTTTTATCAAAAATCAGACAGTAAATATAAAATTATTGATGCATAAATAATGGTTCTGCCAAAATGAAGTTCTGAGAACCTTCACGGTAAAAGTGATGGTTATCAGGACTTATTTTTTGCAGAAAAATAATTAGTGCCGATTACACCACATAGAATAAATACGGCACCTATTATAT is a window encoding:
- the addB gene encoding helicase-exonuclease AddAB subunit AddB; the encoded protein is MLEFILGKTGTGKTSRCLSDITKRLEQSAEGTPLLLILPEHMTFKIERRLAILMNKRGGFSRAYVFGFRRLCRYILNRNGGAVNTHITEIGKKLLLSRVILENKKELTSFAKAANQRNFTSSLCQIIEELKTYGITVNDLEKAGKATSDETLSQKLNDIALLYNEFNKTTQDRYNDNEDLLSITAIKIQSASWLEKCEIWVDGFIFFNPQELTILKALFHKASHIHLSLCIDDVKNHFNNNETALFHRQYHTFKEITELCKQLNIGIKYTYLTTPYRFLSPAQKAIENNMFIFPLQKAKKADGIIIAEAANHRLEVEAAAIDIIRLCREEAYSYNDIGIIIRDNSYANILQAVLHDYQIPFFSDNKRLFIHHPLAELLRSCMEAINTWQYEPLMRCFKTDFFPVTRDEIDLLENYVLEFGIKGKKHWLDKKPWQYFHQSFSQDLSIDDTAYLDKINDIRYRLIKPLAKLAEEIKNAADVRETTTALYNFLITLAIPKKLSLWQDTAEKAGNLALAKEQQQIWHDTIDLFDQIVETCGIDKLSLKEYAKILNDGLESLQIALIPPGLDYVTIASFDQNSLENKDAIYILGANEGIMPRRIKSEGLLTDSDRFYLQESGIKLSGGSSDDNFFENFLLYKAFTLSRKYTWVSYSLSDSEGGALNRSSLIDRLHYILPLKQEQTISILLENYTSENEKRRVVTPRRCISYLTTALRQYREKNTIAPFWFDVYNWLLAHDNFQTSLHTALTGLFAKAPDTTLSPALAACLYTKDHCLNGSVTRFEQFHNCPFKHFSHYALNLSERIEFSFSAPDRGILLHETMHCFGEILLKQNRHWNEISPAECHDLCRQIIDELAPKLQNQILLSNKQYEHLTTRIRKTAEQALERLCSFACHSEFFPIAMEKPFGSNNGGLPPLIYNLNNGYKINITGQIDRIDSDKSGKYFLIIDYKSGNAYINLTEVYYGLKLQLLTYLLAVQNSATALELNTDPIPAGILYCFLKTSLLTFNKEMSDDQIKTELIKQMRMPGWLLLDPSVIKKIDDSASFIKVRFNKNGSINKLSRTYVKSEAEFNALLQYMDELITDTGKRILQGEASITPYKLKQKTACMFCPYIAFCRFDLSIPGYEYNKLIEKEDDVFMQQLIDKIQPDKM
- a CDS encoding GGDEF domain-containing protein; translation: MKENKELKLILQNKLITPVYQPIVNLKTGEIFAYEALSRGPRGSRLASPDKLFSLAEKEKCSWQLDYLCRSMAIKNVADILGERKLFLNVDAKILYDKKFHQGSTAKLLRRFSLNTSNIVFEISEKTTIDDYEAFCAVLNNYKCQNYKIAIDDVGSGYSGLNLLAQLSPHFVKIDIGLVKDIDKNYIRKSIVKALTSFAHAANIKIIAEGIERKEELEVLIDLGIDFGQGFFLGKPHPCLQLLEKHIKKCICNAYKEKENFRMNTLLNMTIGEIASRQTTFSSDTPGHVILDYLHSMQEPLDIIIVDNGEPVGIVNHNIFYQQLATTYGISLYSNRPIKLLMHKQPLLVDYRASIEEASSQALSRENKHTYDSLIIVKDNVYYGTVTIKKLLEVTTKLELNRARHANPLTGLPGNNVIEWTMAHHLNSCRPFAVVYIDIDNFKVYNDIYGFEAGDSVLIAAAKLLHQVLSKQISKFFLGHIGGDDFIAFIPIDKIKEICELIIEEFDVQTKNFYSAEHRKQKFIIARNRKGKTEKFPLMTVSLAVLKIIDKKGLTSTILASKAAAVKKECKALSRSSYIVSECSGKNLLDN
- a CDS encoding GNAT family N-acetyltransferase, encoding MNEIKTIEEILLNSMPSLQTVLLDGWVLRFNKNYTYRANCVCPVYYNDDAKKIRKKIAYCEEIYGRNKMPTVFKVTNVIQKDLGSILLEMDYEKIKTVYTMQGNLLNMVVGKNVSDVRLCMAEKPENWLNASCQLAGLTDQMLIDIQCQEIKNITVKSIFVKAICDKKVVGCGYGTTEHGYVGIYGLHVDEYYRKKGIGTSICQAIFTFGRKNGAKKAYLIVHSRNNTAIALYSHMGFTKMYEYDFYQKSDSKYKIIDA